One Dioscorea cayenensis subsp. rotundata cultivar TDr96_F1 chromosome 17, TDr96_F1_v2_PseudoChromosome.rev07_lg8_w22 25.fasta, whole genome shotgun sequence DNA window includes the following coding sequences:
- the LOC120280520 gene encoding inactive protein kinase SELMODRAFT_444075-like, which yields MSTGSNPKRVRSGKGGDGSEKVVVAVKASKEISRAALVWALTHVVQPGDCITLLVVVPSHTSGRKILGFPIFAGDCASGHKRLQYGTTLDQKSDITDYCSQMMVQLHNVYDPAKVNIKIKIVSGSPCGAVAAESKRAQANWVVLDKQLKHEEKRCMDELQCNIVVMKRSQAKVLRLNLVGSSEAEPRTSCTLPAELDKPSGKTSRHSVDPSVSIRVPTATPNSSPDSGTPFTATEVGTSSVSSSDLGTSPFFVPPTKDVLKKQKAKALKEDRNLVVTSSDSDSGSISPSTTSEFQPWVTDILNVGCSSSKVEEISRGLDNTHISPSKTMLDKFSKLNKEARISSLSYRSDDLSGNVREAVSLSRNAPLGPPPLCSICQHKAPVFGKPPRWFSYAELELATGGFSQANFLAEGGFGSVHRGVLSDGQVVAVKQHRLAGSQGDPEFCSEVEVLSCAQHRNVVMLIGFCVEDKRRLLVYEYICNGSLDSHLYGRNREVLEWSSRQKIAVGAARGLRYLHEECRVGCIVHRDMRPNNILITHDFEPLVGDFGLARWQPDGDLGVETRVIGTFGYLAPEYAQSGQITEKADVYSFGVVLLELVTGRKAVDINRPKGQQCLTEWARPLLEECAYEELVDPRLGNRYSKQEVYWMLNAASLCIRRDPHVRPRMSQVLRILEGDMVVEPNYIASPRYEAGNRSARMLQDRHKQQQCSDPSLIEALENFSSKLSHETLQAAYRHREKARWISSEGL from the exons ATGAGTACTGGTTCGAATCCGAAGCGAGTGAGGAGTGGGAAGGGTGGAGATGGGAGCGAGAAGGTGGTGGTGGCTGTTAAAGCTTCAAAGGAGATCTCTAGGGCTGCTCTTGTTTGGGCTTTGACTCATGTTGTTCAGCCTGGAGATTGCATTACTCTGCTGGTTGTAGTTCCCAGTCATACTTCAG GCAGGAAAATATTGGGTTTTCCCATATTTGCTGGGGACTGTGCGAGTGGTCACAAGAGATTGCAATATGGAACTACTCTAGATCAGAAATCTGATATTACGGACTATTGTTCACAAATGATGGTTCAGCTTCACAATGTATATGATCCAGCAAAG GTTAACATCAAGATAAAAATTGTTTCTGGTTCGCCCTGTGGTGCAGTTGCTGCTGAATCCAAGAGAGCTCAGGCAAACTGGGTTGTATTGGACAA ACAGCTGAAGCATGAGGAGAAAAGATGCATGGATGAGCTACAGTGTAACATTGTGGTTATGAAGCGTTCTCAAGCAAAAGTTCTTCGTTTGAATCTGGTTGGATCATCAGAGGCAGAGCCCCGAACCTCATGCACACTACCTGCGGAGCTGGATAAACCATCAGGAAAGACATCCAGGCATTCTGTGGATCCTTCTGTTTCCATACGCGTGCCAACTGCAACACCAAATAGCAGCCCTGATTCTGGGACACCATTTACTGCCACTGAAGTGGGAACATCATCAGTTTCAAGCTCTGACCTTGGAACTTCACCATTTTTTGTTCCTCCAACAAAAGATGTGCTCAAAAAGCAGAAGGCAAAAGCTCTGAAGGAAGACAGAAATTTGGTTGTAACCAGCTCTGATTCTGATAGTGGCAGCATAAGTCCTTCAACCACCTCTGAATTTCAACCATGGGTGACTGACATCCTGAATGTTGGCTGTTCATCATCTAAAGTTGAGGAAATTTCAAGAGGACTTGATAATACACACATTTCCCCATCCAAAACAATGCTGGATAAATTTTCTAAGCTCAACAAAGAAGCCAGGATCAGCTCCTTGAGTTACAGATCAGATGACTTGAGTGGCAATGTCAGAGAAGCTGTTTCACTATCCAGGAATGCACCATTAGGGCCACCTCCTCTATGCTCAATATGTCAACACAAGGCACCTGTGTTTGGAAAGCCTCCTAGATGGTTCAGTTATGCTGAACTGGAACTTGCTACAGGTGGATTTTCCCAAGCAAACTTTCTGGCTGAAGGTGGCTTTGGATCTGTCCACCGGGGTGTCCTGTCCGATGGGCAGGTAGTTGCCGTCAAACAGCATAGATTAGCTGGTTCTCAGGGGGATCCTGAGTTTTGCTCAGAGGTGGAAGTTCTTAGTTGTGCTCAACATCGTAATGTGGTCATGCTAATTGGGTTCTGTGTCGAAGATAAGAGAAGGTTGCTAGTATATGAGTACATTTGCAATGGATCTTTGGACTCACATTTATATG GTCGCAACAGAGAGGTACTGGAATGGTCTTCTAGACAAAAAATTGCTGTTGGGGCTGCTCGTGGGTTGAGATATCTTCATGAAGAGTGCAGAGTGGGATGTATTGTCCATCGTGACATGAGACCTAACAACATTCTCATTACCCATGATTTTGAACCATTG GTTGGAGACTTTGGCTTGGCTAGATGGCAACCTGATGGAGACTTGGGTGTGGAAACAAGAGTAATTGGCACCTTTGG GTATCTGGCACCCGAATATGCACAAAGTGGCCAAATTACCGAAAAAGCGGATGTTTATTCATTCGGAGTTGTACTATTGGAGCTTGTCACCGGCAGAAAAGCTGTGGATATTAACCGACCAAAAGGTCAACAATGCCTCACCGAATGG GCTCGGCCATTGCTTGAGGAATGTGCCTATGAAGAACTCGTGGATCCTCGTCTAGGGAATCGCTATTCCAAACAAGAGGTCTATTGGATGCTAAATGCAGCTTCATTGTGCATCAGACGTGATCCTCATGTGAGGCCTCGAATGTCTCAG GTACTCCGCATATTAGAGGGTGACATGGTTGTCGAACCAAATTACATAGCATCCCCTAGGTATGAAGCCGGAAACAGGAGTGCCCGAATGCTGCAAGATCGtcacaaacaacaacaatgcAGTGATCCGTCCCTAATTGAAGCCTTGGAGAATTTCAGCAGCAAACTATCACATGAAACACTGCAGGCCGCGTATCGGCACAGGGAAAAAGCAAGGTGGATCTCATCGGAAGGTCTCTGA